The Candidatus Methylomirabilota bacterium genome includes a region encoding these proteins:
- a CDS encoding mitochondrial fission ELM1 family protein: protein MDFDAPMVWIVDSAYTGELHARLGVAERLGYGYETIPLPNGDVGAYASLLENRYGHACLDGEPRPLILLSGTGEDTIGPFADLKGVFHGRLLNVYLASILPDELDPRLQEYDLIASPQLSGANVVTTVGVVHRMTERLLSQAFQRHRDLFAGLARPLVGLLVGGNTRYCFGFHEDHARCLGRRVASVVTSLRGGLVVTNSRRTPKEALAALLDEVAGLEYRFFDWQQTGPDFYPALLAHSDVLVATGDSVSMCSEASYTGKPLLVDIRDCATEIYHRHIIGKLIAYGAAKPLGDTFQPWTYTPPDPTGAVVAAIHERLVEKWLFFSREGKSRKIGGISGTQRVSGDGLNPPTEDKCASQIKRRRLAGR, encoded by the coding sequence ATGGACTTTGACGCGCCGATGGTCTGGATCGTGGACAGCGCCTACACCGGCGAGTTACACGCTCGCCTTGGCGTGGCTGAGCGGCTGGGCTACGGCTACGAAACGATTCCTTTGCCCAACGGCGACGTCGGAGCGTACGCCAGCCTGTTGGAAAATCGCTACGGTCACGCCTGCCTGGACGGCGAACCTAGACCTTTGATCCTGTTAAGCGGCACCGGCGAGGACACGATCGGCCCTTTCGCGGATCTCAAGGGTGTGTTCCACGGGCGGCTGCTGAACGTGTACCTGGCTTCCATCCTTCCGGACGAACTTGATCCACGCCTTCAGGAGTATGATCTGATCGCCTCCCCCCAGTTGAGCGGCGCCAATGTCGTCACCACGGTGGGCGTGGTGCACAGAATGACGGAGCGCTTGCTGAGCCAGGCTTTCCAACGACACCGGGATTTGTTCGCCGGCTTGGCCCGGCCCCTGGTGGGCTTGCTGGTGGGCGGCAACACCCGCTATTGCTTCGGCTTCCACGAAGACCATGCCCGGTGCTTGGGCAGGCGGGTCGCGAGTGTCGTCACATCGCTCCGGGGGGGCCTGGTGGTCACCAATAGTCGCCGAACCCCGAAAGAAGCTCTGGCCGCCTTGCTGGACGAAGTCGCGGGCCTGGAGTACCGCTTTTTCGACTGGCAACAAACCGGCCCCGATTTTTACCCCGCGTTGCTTGCTCATAGTGATGTGCTTGTCGCTACCGGAGATTCAGTCTCCATGTGTTCTGAAGCCAGCTATACAGGCAAGCCGCTGCTGGTGGATATACGTGACTGCGCAACGGAGATCTACCATCGCCATATCATCGGTAAACTCATTGCGTATGGTGCAGCCAAGCCGCTGGGCGACACATTCCAACCCTGGACGTATACCCCACCCGATCCTACCGGAGCCGTGGTTGCGGCAATCCACGAGCGGCTTGTGGAGAAATGGCTGTTTTTCAGCAGGGAGGGTAAGAGCAGAAAGATTGGGGGAATATCCGGCACACAACGTGTCTCGGGTGATGGCCTCAATCCGCCGACTGAGGATAAATGCGCAAGCCAGATAAAGCGAAGGCGACTCGCTGGCAGATAA